Proteins encoded together in one Falco peregrinus isolate bFalPer1 chromosome 2, bFalPer1.pri, whole genome shotgun sequence window:
- the HEXD gene encoding hexosaminidase D isoform X1 → MAAGGLRRRLVHLDLKGAPPRASYLAEVLPLLRALGATGLLLEYEDTFPYAGPLAPLRAPHHYSPGEVRAVLSQARAQGLEVVPLVQAFGHMEFVLKHKEFAHLREVKVFPNALNPHKEESRALVKAMIDQVMALHEDLKWFHIGCDEVYYLGEGEESKQWLQQRNNTPEKLCLSHIKAVASCVASSYPAVTPIVWDDMLRGISEETLAESGVPQLVQPMIWDYTADLDVEDKVHLIEKYRRCGFSKVWFASAFKGATGVNQSLTLIGHHLKNHLQWLKVAGSSPADVLEGIALTGWQRYDHFSVLCELLPVAIPSLAVCLQALKNGGYSEKIKENVEKLLGMSNLETDTFMSTSLGTFPGSNVLTLVTQVSFYLKSSVDDLLERNRYVTGWFSPYHRKRNIIHPIIMHHFQPDAVSLLSKWNAVVQDLQAAMEQVFHRCTIEEWMEENVHPSLQKLQQVVDDLDKAIKAQN, encoded by the exons atggcggcgggcgggctgcggcggcggctggTGCACCTGGACCTGAAgggcgccccgccccgcgcctcCTACCTGGCGGAG GTGCTGCCGCTGCTGCGCGCCCTGGGCGCCAccgggctgctgctggagtaTGAGGACACGTTCCCCTACGCGGGGCCGCTGGCGCCGCTGCGCGCCCCGCACCACTACAG ccccggggAGGTGCGGGCGGTGCTGAGCCAGGCGCGGGCgcaggggctggaggtggtGCCGCTGGTGCAGGCCTTCGGGCACATGGAG TTTGTGCTGAAGCACAAGGAGTTTGCTCATCTCCGGGAGGTGAAGGTCTTCCCCAACGCGCTCAACCCACACAAGGAGGAGTCGCGGGCGCTGGTCAAAGCCATGATTGACCAGGTCATGGCACTGCACGAAGACTTAAAGTGGTTTCACATCGGATGTGATGAG GTCTACTACCTTGGCGAAGGAGAGGAGTCaaagcagtggctgcagcaacGCAACAACActccagagaagctgtgcttATCCCATATAAAAGCAGTAGCAAGTTGTGTGGCCTCATCTTACCCCGCTGTGACGCCTATCGTGTGGGATGATATGCTCAGAGGGATAAGTGAGGAGACATTGGCAG agtcTGGGGTCCCACAGCTTGTGCAGCCAATGATCTGGGACTACACAGCAGACCTCGACGTGGAGGACAAAG TACATCTCATAGAGAAGTACCGTAGGTGCGGCTTCTCCAAGGTGTGGTTTGCTAGTGCTTTTAAAGGAGCTACGGGAGTGAATCAGTCTCTAACGCTTATCGGGCACCACTTGAAAAACCATCTTCAGTGGCTGAAAGTGGCAGGCAGTAGCCCTGCTGATGTCCTTGAAGGTATCGCGCTGACCGGCTGGCAAAG gTATGATCACTTCTCTGTTTTGTGCGAGCTTCTCCCTGTGGCGATTCCATCGTTGGCTGTGTGTCTGCAGGCACTAAAGAACG GTGGCTATTctgaaaagattaaagaaaacgTGGAAAAGCTCCTGGGAATGTCCAACCTGGAAACTGATACTTTCATGAG CACAAGTCTGGGGACCTTTCCTGGGAGCAATGTCCTTACACTTGTGACACAAGTTAGTTTCTACCTCAAGTCATCAGTGGATGATCTTCTTGAAAGGAACAG GTACGTCACAGGCTGGTTCAGCCCCTACCACAGGAAAAGGAATATTATTCATCCCATAATAATGCATCACTTTCAGCCAGATGCAGTGAG TCTTCTCTCCAAGTGGAACGCTGTGGTGCAAGACCTCCAAGCAGCCATGGAGCAAGTTTTCCACAGGTGTACTATAGAGGAGTGGATGGAGGAGAACGTCCACCCCAGCCTACAGAAGCTGCAGCAAGTGGTGGATGATTTAGATAAAGcaataaaagcacaaaattaG
- the HEXD gene encoding hexosaminidase D isoform X2, translating to MAAGGLRRRLVHLDLKGAPPRASYLAEVLPLLRALGATGLLLEYEDTFPYAGPLAPLRAPHHYSPGEVRAVLSQARAQGLEVVPLVQAFGHMEFVLKHKEFAHLREVKVFPNALNPHKEESRALVKAMIDQVMALHEDLKWFHIGCDEVGLLLSQELFSCNDESGVPQLVQPMIWDYTADLDVEDKVHLIEKYRRCGFSKVWFASAFKGATGVNQSLTLIGHHLKNHLQWLKVAGSSPADVLEGIALTGWQRYDHFSVLCELLPVAIPSLAVCLQALKNGGYSEKIKENVEKLLGMSNLETDTFMSTSLGTFPGSNVLTLVTQVSFYLKSSVDDLLERNRYVTGWFSPYHRKRNIIHPIIMHHFQPDAVSLLSKWNAVVQDLQAAMEQVFHRCTIEEWMEENVHPSLQKLQQVVDDLDKAIKAQN from the exons atggcggcgggcgggctgcggcggcggctggTGCACCTGGACCTGAAgggcgccccgccccgcgcctcCTACCTGGCGGAG GTGCTGCCGCTGCTGCGCGCCCTGGGCGCCAccgggctgctgctggagtaTGAGGACACGTTCCCCTACGCGGGGCCGCTGGCGCCGCTGCGCGCCCCGCACCACTACAG ccccggggAGGTGCGGGCGGTGCTGAGCCAGGCGCGGGCgcaggggctggaggtggtGCCGCTGGTGCAGGCCTTCGGGCACATGGAG TTTGTGCTGAAGCACAAGGAGTTTGCTCATCTCCGGGAGGTGAAGGTCTTCCCCAACGCGCTCAACCCACACAAGGAGGAGTCGCGGGCGCTGGTCAAAGCCATGATTGACCAGGTCATGGCACTGCACGAAGACTTAAAGTGGTTTCACATCGGATGTGATGAGGTGGGACTTCTCCTGAGCCAGGAATTGTTCTCTTGTAATGATG agtcTGGGGTCCCACAGCTTGTGCAGCCAATGATCTGGGACTACACAGCAGACCTCGACGTGGAGGACAAAG TACATCTCATAGAGAAGTACCGTAGGTGCGGCTTCTCCAAGGTGTGGTTTGCTAGTGCTTTTAAAGGAGCTACGGGAGTGAATCAGTCTCTAACGCTTATCGGGCACCACTTGAAAAACCATCTTCAGTGGCTGAAAGTGGCAGGCAGTAGCCCTGCTGATGTCCTTGAAGGTATCGCGCTGACCGGCTGGCAAAG gTATGATCACTTCTCTGTTTTGTGCGAGCTTCTCCCTGTGGCGATTCCATCGTTGGCTGTGTGTCTGCAGGCACTAAAGAACG GTGGCTATTctgaaaagattaaagaaaacgTGGAAAAGCTCCTGGGAATGTCCAACCTGGAAACTGATACTTTCATGAG CACAAGTCTGGGGACCTTTCCTGGGAGCAATGTCCTTACACTTGTGACACAAGTTAGTTTCTACCTCAAGTCATCAGTGGATGATCTTCTTGAAAGGAACAG GTACGTCACAGGCTGGTTCAGCCCCTACCACAGGAAAAGGAATATTATTCATCCCATAATAATGCATCACTTTCAGCCAGATGCAGTGAG TCTTCTCTCCAAGTGGAACGCTGTGGTGCAAGACCTCCAAGCAGCCATGGAGCAAGTTTTCCACAGGTGTACTATAGAGGAGTGGATGGAGGAGAACGTCCACCCCAGCCTACAGAAGCTGCAGCAAGTGGTGGATGATTTAGATAAAGcaataaaagcacaaaattaG